The following coding sequences lie in one Benincasa hispida cultivar B227 chromosome 6, ASM972705v1, whole genome shotgun sequence genomic window:
- the LOC120080441 gene encoding peptide chain release factor 1 gives MANANMLCNSAKILGFPLPIASKGRWARFGCTFWHHPFEGSFFFNSLHSNCSSTTANSVWNGKEYLVLSDEELMKQCEMDTFKASGPGGQHRNKRESAVRLKHIPTGITAQAVEDRSQHKNRASALARLRAFLALKVRNPVDLEDYSPPPELLQILPLKSTIRPPECGPQIGPKNSKFLPGMQALLDLISTLDGSVSDTAKLLGLTTGALSRLILSDDALRMAVNDIRISKGMKPLK, from the exons ATGGCAAACGCAAATATGCTTTGTAATTCCGCTAAGATTCTTGGATTTCCTCTTCCGATAGCAAGCAAGGGTAGATGGGCAAGATTTGGTTGTACATTTTGGCATCATCCATTCGAGGGTTCTTTCTTCTTCAACTCGTTGCATTCCAATTGTAGCTCTACTACTGCAAATTCAGTATGGAATGGCAAAGAGTATTTAGTTTTGTCCGACGAAGAGCTGATGAAACAGTGCGAAATGGATACGTTCAAGGCGTCAGGCCCCGGTGGTCAGCACCGCAACAAGCGCGAGTCTGCTGTTCGTTTGAAGCACATTCCCACTGGTATCACTGCTCAG GCTGTCGAGGATCGATCGCAGCATAAGAATCGAGCGAGTGCCTTAGCTCGTCTACGTGCTTTCTTGGCCCTAAAAG TCAGGAACCCTGTGGATCTTGAAGATTATTCCCCTCCTCCagagcttcttcaaattctccctCTTAAGTCCACTATTAGGCCCCCGGAATGTGGCCCTCAAATTGGTCCCAAGAATTCTAAGTTTCTGCCG GGCATGCAAGCTCTACTGGATCTAATTTCCACACTTGATGGTTCTGTATCAGACACAGCTAAGCTTTTAGG gttAACCACTGGTGCTCTTTCAAGGTTAATCCTATCCGATGATGCTCTTAGAATGGCTGTAAATGATATCAGGATTTCCAAG GGCATGAAGCCTCTCAAGTAG